Proteins co-encoded in one Granulicella cerasi genomic window:
- a CDS encoding thioredoxin family protein: METSVRTRIVAASALFGTILAAAACSPLGTSVHAAQQLTPEQRKAMHQPVIHPQPRHIYPDTTAAAGDLQAALKKAKAEHKRVIVDFGGDWCGDCQVLDVYFNQAPNDALLAKYFVKVNVNIGHEDANLDIAKRFGMALKGVPALAVLDARGKVLYAQGNEFSDMRYMEAQSVTDFLNKWKA; the protein is encoded by the coding sequence ATGGAAACCTCAGTTCGCACACGCATCGTTGCTGCCTCGGCCCTCTTCGGGACAATCCTGGCGGCCGCTGCCTGTAGCCCTCTCGGAACCTCCGTCCACGCGGCGCAGCAGCTTACGCCGGAGCAGCGCAAGGCGATGCACCAGCCGGTGATTCATCCGCAGCCTCGCCACATCTATCCGGACACGACCGCAGCCGCGGGCGACCTTCAGGCTGCGCTGAAGAAGGCGAAGGCCGAGCACAAGCGCGTCATCGTCGACTTTGGTGGCGACTGGTGCGGCGATTGCCAGGTGCTGGACGTGTACTTCAACCAGGCGCCGAACGATGCGCTGCTGGCGAAGTACTTCGTGAAGGTGAATGTCAACATTGGCCACGAAGATGCGAACCTCGACATCGCCAAGCGTTTTGGCATGGCGCTGAAGGGTGTTCCGGCGTTGGCGGTGCTGGATGCGCGTGGCAAGGTGCTGTACGCACAGGGCAATGAGTTTTCGGACATGCGCTACATGGAAGCGCAGTCGGTCACGGATTTCCTGAACAAGTGGAAGGCCTAA
- a CDS encoding VWA domain-containing protein, which produces MKTAVVLALVAGAAWAQEEKLRVGAPVSVPIVVRDKKGDGVAGLGKDNFSIKVDGKDQPVTGVTAGPGGPVVLGLVVDVSDGERDNLERTKRAARALIDGLQPGDKMFVVQFARQIELLEEPTNDRAKLVKALNLLGTSSPTFNPHMPPDEGRDKEGRRIESGGNSLNDAVYLSCEEVLAREKGRRVLVVVSDGVDIRSKKSSTELVESIERTRAVVYTAYTPTKLQPREGQGNRGGQQGGNGGGSGRPSIGGWPGSTYPGSGSPTGGSGGGNSPNGQNKPTTGDREHRPNVDGTQVLAKLSRNSGGRFLSGERHDTLEDGMASIATDMKAMYWVEFTPIGPAARQAYHLFDLDVHGSDKGKKVELQAPDGYYAAS; this is translated from the coding sequence ATGAAGACGGCAGTGGTGTTGGCGTTGGTGGCTGGCGCGGCGTGGGCGCAGGAAGAGAAGCTGCGCGTGGGCGCTCCTGTGAGCGTGCCGATCGTCGTGCGCGATAAGAAGGGCGATGGCGTCGCGGGTCTTGGTAAGGACAACTTCTCGATCAAAGTCGATGGCAAGGACCAGCCCGTCACCGGCGTCACCGCTGGGCCGGGTGGACCGGTGGTGCTTGGGCTGGTGGTGGATGTAAGCGATGGCGAGCGCGATAACCTGGAGCGCACCAAGCGTGCGGCGCGGGCGCTGATCGATGGTCTGCAGCCGGGGGACAAGATGTTCGTCGTGCAGTTTGCCAGGCAGATTGAGCTGCTCGAAGAGCCGACGAACGATCGCGCGAAGCTGGTGAAGGCGCTGAACCTGCTCGGCACGAGTTCGCCGACGTTCAACCCGCACATGCCGCCGGATGAAGGACGCGACAAAGAAGGCCGCCGCATCGAGTCGGGTGGCAACTCGCTGAATGATGCGGTGTACCTGAGCTGCGAAGAGGTGTTGGCGCGCGAAAAGGGACGGCGTGTGCTGGTCGTCGTTTCGGACGGCGTGGACATTCGCTCGAAGAAGTCTTCGACGGAGCTGGTGGAGTCGATTGAGCGGACGCGCGCGGTGGTCTACACGGCGTACACGCCGACGAAGCTGCAGCCGCGGGAAGGACAGGGGAATCGTGGCGGGCAGCAGGGTGGCAACGGCGGCGGGAGTGGTCGCCCTTCGATCGGAGGCTGGCCGGGGTCGACGTATCCAGGGTCTGGCTCACCTACGGGCGGAAGCGGCGGCGGCAACTCGCCGAATGGGCAGAACAAACCGACGACCGGGGACCGCGAGCATCGACCGAATGTAGACGGCACGCAGGTGTTGGCGAAGCTTAGCCGCAACAGCGGTGGTCGGTTCCTGAGCGGAGAGAGGCACGACACGCTGGAGGACGGCATGGCGTCGATCGCTACCGACATGAAGGCGATGTACTGGGTGGAGTTCACGCCGATAGGCCCGGCGGCACGGCAGGCGTATCACCTCTTCGACCTTGACGTTCATGGATCGGACAAGGGCAAGAAGGTGGAGCTGCAGGCTCCTGATGGCTACTACGCGGCGAGCTAG
- a CDS encoding putative bifunctional diguanylate cyclase/phosphodiesterase, with protein sequence MRGEIQQEILDMIASGCTMAETAEHVCRYAERFAPGAICTVIRVDHEGVLHPLAGPSIPPEYSAALEGVRVGPTSGSCGTAAYRRASVSVTDIFTDPLWADYPVLAEMLAEKSGVTACWSSPILLRDGRVLGAFGFYYREHRGPTEEERRIVEECVDLCALALERDEVRAENFRLSYVDLLTGLGNRASFLKTLERYGVDTETPFAVLVFDIDRLARFNDVLGHSAGDRLIHEIGKLVSQITAPAPLFRIDADEFAVFVDGADAEEKISQIGREILAAIPTVADRAGHVNFPLSVSCGVAVAQPSAHIDVAGVMQRANLALHHAKQTGRGSCVQYEESLSSAAAHEFRVLQTMTHALAEARVEPYYQPIVHIDTQEIVSLEALCRVRTPAGDVVSADQFGEALQSLSMGSFVTDRMLELVARDMRLWIDEGLPLRHVNINLSVADFRKERLRERVAAAFAKYRVPLEHVILEVTESVYMDEHDRRVAEEIERLRADGLRVALDDFGTGFASLTHLLHFPVDILKIDKSFVHRISDGDSGVVIIKALLDMAHGLGMRVVAEGVETEQQALQLQRLGCALAQGYLFGRPVSRDETTVLLKARLAATSVLPIR encoded by the coding sequence ATGCGCGGTGAGATTCAACAGGAAATCCTCGACATGATCGCCAGCGGCTGCACGATGGCTGAAACTGCCGAACATGTGTGCCGTTATGCAGAGCGCTTTGCGCCTGGAGCGATCTGCACGGTCATTCGCGTCGATCATGAGGGCGTGTTGCATCCGCTCGCAGGGCCGAGCATTCCACCGGAGTATTCGGCGGCGCTCGAAGGCGTACGCGTTGGTCCGACCTCTGGTTCTTGTGGCACGGCGGCTTATCGCCGCGCTTCGGTGAGCGTGACGGATATCTTCACGGATCCGCTGTGGGCCGACTATCCGGTGCTGGCGGAGATGCTCGCGGAGAAGAGCGGTGTGACAGCGTGCTGGTCGAGCCCGATCCTGTTGCGTGATGGTCGTGTGCTGGGTGCGTTCGGTTTCTACTACAGGGAGCATCGCGGACCTACAGAAGAAGAGCGTCGCATCGTCGAGGAGTGCGTCGATCTGTGCGCGCTGGCGCTGGAGCGCGACGAGGTGCGAGCGGAGAATTTTCGGCTTTCCTATGTCGACTTACTGACGGGGTTAGGGAACCGTGCGAGTTTTCTGAAAACGCTGGAGCGTTATGGCGTGGATACGGAGACTCCGTTTGCTGTACTGGTCTTCGACATCGATCGCCTTGCGCGATTCAACGACGTGCTGGGGCACTCGGCAGGTGACCGATTGATCCATGAGATCGGCAAGCTGGTTTCGCAGATCACTGCGCCTGCGCCGCTGTTTCGGATCGACGCCGATGAGTTCGCGGTGTTCGTCGATGGCGCGGATGCGGAAGAGAAGATTTCGCAGATCGGTCGTGAGATTCTCGCGGCGATTCCTACGGTGGCTGACCGTGCCGGGCATGTGAACTTTCCGCTCTCTGTGAGTTGCGGAGTGGCCGTGGCGCAGCCTTCGGCGCATATCGATGTGGCGGGTGTCATGCAGCGAGCCAATCTTGCGCTGCATCATGCAAAGCAGACGGGGCGTGGTTCGTGCGTTCAGTACGAGGAGAGCTTGAGCAGTGCGGCGGCGCATGAGTTTCGCGTGCTGCAGACGATGACGCATGCGCTGGCTGAGGCGCGAGTCGAGCCGTATTACCAGCCGATCGTTCACATCGATACGCAGGAGATTGTCAGCCTCGAGGCTCTGTGCCGCGTGCGTACGCCGGCAGGAGACGTGGTTTCTGCGGACCAGTTTGGCGAAGCGCTGCAAAGCCTTTCGATGGGCAGCTTCGTCACGGACCGGATGCTCGAACTCGTGGCGCGGGACATGCGTTTGTGGATCGATGAAGGCTTGCCGCTGCGGCATGTGAACATCAATCTCTCGGTCGCGGATTTTCGCAAGGAGCGGTTGCGCGAGCGCGTGGCGGCGGCGTTTGCGAAGTACCGTGTGCCGCTGGAGCATGTGATTCTCGAGGTCACCGAGTCGGTCTACATGGACGAGCATGATCGGCGAGTCGCGGAAGAGATCGAGCGGTTGCGAGCGGATGGGCTGCGCGTCGCGCTGGATGATTTCGGCACGGGGTTTGCTTCGCTTACGCATCTGCTGCATTTCCCGGTAGACATCCTGAAGATCGACAAGAGCTTCGTGCATCGCATCTCCGATGGCGACTCCGGCGTGGTGATCATCAAGGCGCTGCTGGATATGGCGCATGGCCTGGGGATGCGCGTGGTGGCGGAAGGCGTGGAGACCGAGCAGCAGGCGCTGCAGTTGCAGCGGCTGGGATGTGCGTTGGCGCAGGGGTATCTCTTTGGCCGTCCGGTGAGCCGCGACGAGACGACGGTGCTGCTGAAAGCGCGCCTGGCAGCCACATCGGTTCTGCCGATTCGTTAG
- the acs gene encoding acetate--CoA ligase, producing the protein MSTNNEGSTQGGATADSGSFDSLMRENRVFPPPAEFASRAWIKSEMEWEAMYRRSIEHPELFWAEAAEELSWSKKWDKVLEGTFPDPKWFTGGKLNLCYNAVDRHVEAGRGDKVALIWEGEPVGQVVKLTYSQLLVEVQRFANVLKAHGVKKGDRVAIYMGMTNELAIAVLACARIGAIHSVIFGGFAAHAISDRVKDCDCRVVVTQDMSYRRGAPIKLKEIVDAGLESCPDVRSVIVYQREPKFETPMKAGRDSWWHEEAAKVSAECPCAEQEAEDPLFILYTSGTTGKPKGLVHTTGGYAVQTYLTTKYVFDIHDDDIYWCSADIGWITGHSYVVYGPLQNGATVLLYEGAPNFPEQDRFWQIVDDHKVTIFYTAPTAIRAFIKFGVDKVRKHSLASLRLLGTVGEPINPEAWMWFHREVGHENCPIVDTWWQTETGGHMLAPIPGAIATKPGSATRPFFGIEPAVLTKEGDPVPNDHGGLLVIRKPWPSMARTIWGDDERFAQAYFSEIPGCYFTGDGARCDADGYYWLMGRVDDVINVSGHRLGTMEIESALVAHPKVAEAAVVGRPDELKGQAIAAFVSLEYGLDPSDELKQELRQWVAKEIGALARPDDLRFTPILPKTRSGKIMRRLLRELATTGDIKGDTTTLEDFSLLAKLRDNDD; encoded by the coding sequence ATGAGCACGAACAACGAAGGTTCCACGCAGGGCGGAGCTACCGCAGATTCAGGCAGCTTCGATTCACTGATGCGCGAGAACCGCGTGTTTCCGCCGCCGGCCGAGTTTGCCAGCCGCGCCTGGATCAAGAGTGAGATGGAGTGGGAGGCGATGTATCGCCGCTCGATCGAACACCCTGAGCTGTTCTGGGCAGAGGCGGCCGAGGAGCTGTCCTGGTCGAAGAAGTGGGACAAGGTGCTTGAGGGCACGTTCCCCGATCCGAAGTGGTTTACGGGCGGCAAGCTGAACCTTTGCTACAACGCCGTGGACCGCCATGTGGAGGCGGGGCGTGGCGACAAGGTTGCGCTGATCTGGGAAGGTGAGCCGGTGGGCCAGGTCGTAAAGCTGACCTATAGCCAACTGCTGGTGGAAGTGCAGCGCTTTGCCAACGTGCTGAAGGCGCATGGCGTGAAGAAAGGCGATCGCGTCGCCATCTACATGGGCATGACGAATGAGCTTGCGATTGCGGTGCTGGCGTGCGCGCGCATTGGCGCGATCCACTCGGTGATCTTTGGCGGCTTTGCGGCCCATGCCATCTCCGACCGCGTGAAGGACTGCGACTGCCGCGTGGTGGTGACGCAGGACATGAGCTATCGCCGTGGCGCGCCGATCAAGCTGAAGGAGATCGTCGATGCCGGACTTGAGAGCTGCCCGGATGTGCGCTCGGTGATCGTGTATCAGCGCGAGCCGAAGTTCGAGACGCCGATGAAGGCGGGGCGCGACTCGTGGTGGCATGAGGAAGCGGCGAAGGTTTCGGCTGAGTGTCCGTGCGCCGAGCAGGAAGCCGAAGATCCTTTGTTCATCCTGTATACGAGCGGCACGACCGGCAAGCCGAAGGGCCTGGTGCACACGACCGGCGGCTACGCGGTGCAGACGTACCTGACGACGAAGTATGTCTTCGACATTCACGACGACGACATCTACTGGTGCTCGGCGGATATCGGTTGGATCACCGGCCACAGCTACGTGGTGTACGGCCCGCTGCAGAACGGCGCGACGGTACTGCTGTATGAAGGCGCGCCGAACTTCCCGGAGCAGGACCGCTTCTGGCAGATCGTGGACGACCACAAGGTAACGATCTTCTACACAGCACCGACGGCGATCCGTGCGTTCATCAAGTTTGGTGTGGACAAGGTGCGCAAGCACTCGCTGGCTTCGCTGCGCTTGCTGGGCACGGTGGGCGAGCCGATCAACCCTGAGGCCTGGATGTGGTTCCACCGCGAGGTCGGGCATGAGAACTGCCCGATTGTCGACACGTGGTGGCAGACGGAGACGGGCGGCCACATGCTGGCACCGATTCCGGGTGCGATTGCGACGAAGCCGGGTTCGGCGACGCGTCCGTTCTTCGGCATTGAGCCTGCCGTGCTGACGAAGGAAGGTGACCCCGTTCCGAACGATCACGGTGGTCTGCTGGTGATTCGCAAGCCGTGGCCGTCGATGGCGCGCACGATCTGGGGCGATGACGAGCGCTTTGCGCAGGCATATTTTTCGGAGATCCCGGGCTGCTACTTCACGGGTGACGGCGCGCGTTGCGATGCCGATGGCTACTACTGGCTGATGGGGCGCGTGGACGATGTGATCAACGTCAGCGGACATCGCCTGGGCACGATGGAGATCGAGTCCGCGCTGGTGGCGCATCCGAAGGTTGCGGAAGCGGCGGTGGTGGGACGTCCTGATGAGTTGAAGGGGCAGGCAATTGCAGCGTTCGTTTCGCTGGAGTACGGCCTCGATCCTTCGGATGAGTTGAAGCAGGAGTTGCGACAGTGGGTGGCGAAGGAGATCGGTGCGCTGGCGCGTCCCGATGATCTGCGCTTCACGCCGATTCTGCCGAAGACGCGCTCGGGCAAGATCATGCGTCGTCTGTTGCGTGAGCTGGCGACGACGGGTGATATCAAGGGTGATACCACAACGCTTGAGGACTTCAGCCTGTTGGCGAAGCTGCGCGACAACGACGACTAA
- a CDS encoding DUF421 domain-containing protein, translating into MSNMFHLPIPVVEKLARPVIMYIVLVGFLRIFGKRELAQLNPFDLVVLLCLSNTVQNAIIGDDNSVTGGIIGAVGLLGINWLLSKAIFRSPRLTSALEGDRTILIKDGRVDEKALQAEALTHRDLTSVLNRNGFNSPSDVSECALEPNGTFFVQGKSPSPIESRETGLQESVDQLTRQVAELRKLLEAR; encoded by the coding sequence ATGAGTAATATGTTTCACTTGCCGATTCCGGTGGTGGAAAAACTGGCCCGACCGGTCATCATGTACATCGTTCTGGTCGGGTTTCTGCGGATTTTCGGCAAACGTGAGCTGGCGCAGTTGAATCCGTTCGACCTCGTGGTGCTGCTTTGCCTGTCGAACACGGTGCAGAATGCGATCATTGGCGACGACAACTCGGTGACGGGTGGCATTATCGGCGCGGTAGGGTTGCTGGGGATCAACTGGTTGCTGAGCAAGGCGATCTTCCGGTCGCCGCGCCTGACGAGCGCGCTGGAAGGCGACCGCACCATCCTGATCAAGGATGGTCGCGTGGACGAAAAGGCGTTGCAAGCTGAGGCCCTTACCCATCGTGATCTAACATCAGTCCTCAACCGGAACGGTTTCAATAGCCCGTCCGATGTATCTGAGTGCGCGTTGGAACCGAACGGAACATTTTTTGTGCAGGGTAAATCTCCCTCGCCGATTGAAAGCCGCGAGACCGGGCTGCAGGAGTCGGTGGACCAGCTGACCCGGCAGGTGGCGGAGTTGCGGAAGCTGCTCGAGGCGCGGTAG
- a CDS encoding energy transducer TonB — protein MAKPLRSDDPNPKSVQFSQFGVLEDKHRSSRSFMVSIGINVTIAALIAILGLVAKNNPVVAKKLTAIALPPKPPEPPKPAPKLPKPPPPPLPKPPVIKEEPKPLPEPKPLPEPKPVPVPVVPKPVPPTPKAPPAPVAVKLNNFAAPHKIDPPAASHIALGASAASMPNHDAHPSAVKLGNSAVNPTGPAVATKVNMGGGMPNMNASNTGNGPRASSVNLGSGSPNGSVGGHDRAAAPVAGLSNSFGRPGGHGAGGPAAVSVGGLGQVQHAAAPPPAPKSAATPPALTYRPEPAYTEEARAAHIEGNVQVRIRVLTNGTVQFISIVHGLGYGLDAQARKVVEGMRFKPSMDASGQPVEWTGEVIIRFHLS, from the coding sequence ATGGCCAAGCCTCTTCGCAGCGACGACCCGAACCCTAAATCGGTCCAGTTCAGCCAATTCGGCGTACTGGAAGATAAGCACCGCTCGAGCCGGTCGTTCATGGTATCGATCGGCATCAACGTCACGATCGCAGCCCTCATCGCGATTCTGGGTTTGGTCGCTAAAAATAACCCTGTCGTTGCCAAGAAGCTGACGGCGATCGCGCTTCCGCCCAAGCCGCCCGAACCGCCCAAGCCTGCGCCGAAACTCCCCAAGCCGCCTCCGCCGCCGCTTCCGAAGCCTCCTGTGATCAAGGAAGAGCCGAAGCCGCTGCCGGAGCCGAAGCCGCTGCCGGAACCCAAGCCCGTACCGGTTCCCGTAGTGCCCAAGCCTGTGCCGCCGACGCCGAAGGCTCCCCCGGCGCCCGTCGCCGTGAAGCTCAACAACTTCGCGGCCCCGCATAAGATTGATCCGCCCGCGGCCTCGCACATCGCCCTCGGCGCCTCGGCGGCTTCCATGCCGAACCACGACGCTCATCCGTCGGCGGTGAAGCTCGGCAACTCAGCCGTCAACCCCACCGGTCCGGCTGTCGCCACTAAGGTAAACATGGGTGGCGGTATGCCTAACATGAACGCCAGCAATACCGGCAACGGCCCGCGCGCCTCCTCGGTGAACCTCGGATCCGGTTCGCCGAACGGTTCCGTGGGTGGACACGATCGTGCAGCCGCCCCCGTGGCGGGTCTCAGCAACAGCTTCGGCAGGCCCGGTGGTCATGGCGCTGGTGGCCCTGCAGCCGTCAGCGTCGGTGGACTCGGCCAGGTGCAGCACGCCGCTGCTCCGCCTCCCGCACCGAAGTCGGCTGCGACTCCGCCGGCACTCACCTATCGTCCTGAGCCTGCGTACACCGAGGAAGCTCGCGCTGCGCACATCGAAGGCAACGTTCAGGTTCGTATCCGCGTGCTCACCAACGGCACCGTGCAGTTCATCAGCATCGTGCATGGCCTCGGCTATGGCCTTGATGCTCAGGCCCGCAAGGTTGTGGAAGGTATGCGCTTCAAGCCGTCCATGGACGCCTCCGGTCAGCCGGTCGAGTGGACTGGCGAAGTCATCATCCGCTTCCACCTCAGCTAA